In Nostoc edaphicum CCNP1411, the sequence CGGCTGTTGCAGGAGCTTGCGCTGTGAGAGTTGGAGCAATACCTTCTTGAGTAGCACCAGCATTAACTTCACCAGGTAGTAGTATTGACCCGCCGGAAACAACTAGCAAAGCCGTTAGTCCAGCTCCTACGCGCAAAGTATATCTGAGATGACTGCTAGAAAGAAGGCGAAAATTTTTCGCTAGAGAAATGTGAAAACCCCGGTATTTCATTTTTTCCGTCTGTGATGTGCTGAATTATGGTGTGTCGAACAAGATTGAAGGTAGCAGCCTTGTAGCTGCTGTAAAATCTATGCAAAACTATACTGGATGATTAGCGCTGATTCAGCTAAATTCCTTAGATAGATCACAGAACTTATACATTAGTTATATTCTTTTATTCAGAAAATTCTACTAGTACACTGTAGCCGAAGTTTGCCTACCCTTAACAATTTGCTTGAGCAAATTATTAAGGGTAGACCCCAAACCTTGTTAATTGAACTTGAGTTCGATGAACCTCTGCCTCCCAGTCTGCCTCTGGGAAACGGAAAGGGAGGAGCAAGAAAAATTCCGCTTTTTGCTCCCCTCTGGGCGTCGGAGAGGGGCTGGGGGAGAGGTCAAATAAGACTTGTCGAACTCACGTTAATTGAGATGATAGATAGATTTTCGCCAAGCTCTACAGAGGCTTTCGGGATGAAGTGATGTTCTATCAACAAGTCTCTTGTTGCCTTGTCTAAGCGCTCATCCTGCCTTGGCTGATTTATTTCTTGTATTTCCTAAAGTTAGATGCTGCAAATAATATTGCTGGAATATCATCACAATAAAAGCAAATCTGTGAGAAATAGGGAGAAATGCACTTTAATTTTTTGGGGCTGCGTCGCATTTTAGTTTTAGTAGGCACTACCTGTCTTCTCTTTTTGTCCACTCCTGCCTTTGCTGCGGAACAAATAGTGCTGAAGTATGGCGTCTTCCGTGAATCACTTTCTGTAGAGGAACTATCCACCTTTGCCCAAACTGGTCAACTCTCACGTTCATTAAGAGTCAATTTAGCTTTGGCGCGACAAGATCCCAAAGCTACTCGTCAGTATTTAACGGAGCCAGTGAAGATAAACCCTGTTTTTCTAGATAGAGTGCTAAATAGTCAGATTGGTAATATTTTTTTGGATAAAATTAGTCAAGTTATTTATACACCGTCTCGGAGAGCAGACCGACAGGCTTTACGAGCCGCATTGGTACTTTCTGCGAGTCAAGACGGGCAAGTGTCGCTGATTGAAATTATTAAGAATTATCCCACAAATGAAGTTGAAGTTGATGGCAATCGCTTGGAGAGTGCATACCGTCAACTCCGTCGCTTGCAAACAAGCCTACAAGATTTACTTAATTTTTAGTATGCTAAAGTTTCTAAAGTTTCCCTTAAATACCGCTGTACCTGCTGTTCCAAGCGAATTCCTTGTAATTGAGCATCGCGTTCTAGTTGCCAGCGTTGAAAACCGGAACTAGTGGAGATCGCGCATTTGAGGCTATACCAAATTTCAGTATCAGCAGAAAATTGGCGATCGCTAGAAGCTGGAATTTGAGCCATAGTTTCTCATTCCTTTATTTTAACTTCAACGGTAACTGGGTATTGGGAATAGGGCATGGGGCATTGATTATTAATTCTTCTCCCCCTGCTCCTC encodes:
- a CDS encoding alpha/beta hydrolase, coding for MHFNFLGLRRILVLVGTTCLLFLSTPAFAAEQIVLKYGVFRESLSVEELSTFAQTGQLSRSLRVNLALARQDPKATRQYLTEPVKINPVFLDRVLNSQIGNIFLDKISQVIYTPSRRADRQALRAALVLSASQDGQVSLIEIIKNYPTNEVEVDGNRLESAYRQLRRLQTSLQDLLNF